Proteins encoded by one window of Kiritimatiellales bacterium:
- a CDS encoding ribose-phosphate pyrophosphokinase: protein MRILAGTAHPELAVQIAEKAGKSLCDVQISRFPDGEIFVKIVENVRGDDVFIVQPTSYPPNENLMELLIMIDAAKRASATRITAVLPFYGYARQDRKDQPRVPITAKLVANLLTAAGANRVLTMDLHAQQIQGFFDIPVDHLYAAPVMVKYLREQNLDNLVVVAPDTGGMKMASAYADLLNAGVAVVGKERRNAECVTATHLVGDVAGCNTLLVDDMTSTAGTLTAAANLLKESGAKSIRAAVTHSLLNCKGVERLNDSPIDEIVTTNSIPPRCDTGAKIKILSVAELLADAINRIHKNHSITSLFRIN from the coding sequence GTGAGAATTCTGGCAGGAACTGCTCATCCGGAACTGGCCGTACAGATTGCCGAAAAAGCAGGAAAAAGTCTGTGTGATGTTCAGATCAGCCGTTTTCCGGACGGCGAGATTTTCGTGAAGATCGTCGAAAACGTGCGCGGCGATGATGTGTTTATTGTTCAACCGACGTCTTATCCGCCGAATGAAAACCTGATGGAACTGCTGATTATGATTGATGCGGCGAAGCGGGCTTCTGCTACGCGCATTACGGCGGTTCTGCCGTTTTACGGCTATGCGCGCCAGGATCGCAAAGATCAGCCGCGCGTTCCGATTACTGCAAAACTTGTTGCCAATCTGCTCACCGCCGCCGGTGCAAACCGTGTTTTAACAATGGATTTGCACGCGCAGCAGATCCAGGGTTTTTTTGATATTCCGGTGGACCATTTATATGCAGCACCGGTCATGGTGAAATATTTGCGCGAACAGAATCTGGATAATCTGGTGGTGGTTGCGCCGGATACCGGCGGCATGAAAATGGCCTCAGCTTACGCCGATCTGCTGAATGCCGGTGTGGCAGTGGTTGGCAAAGAACGCAGAAATGCGGAGTGTGTAACAGCCACGCACCTCGTTGGTGATGTCGCCGGTTGTAATACGCTGCTGGTGGATGATATGACGTCGACCGCAGGAACGCTGACGGCCGCAGCTAATCTGCTGAAAGAATCCGGTGCAAAATCAATCCGGGCGGCGGTGACGCATTCACTGTTGAACTGCAAGGGAGTTGAACGCCTGAATGATTCACCGATTGATGAAATAGTGACGACCAACAGTATCCCGCCGCGGTGCGACACCGGTGCGAAAATTAAGATTCTTTCCGTAGCGGAACTGCTGGCAGACGCCATTAACCGCATTCATAAAAATCATTCGATCACATCACTTTTCAGGATAAATTGA
- a CDS encoding single-stranded DNA-binding protein — protein sequence MSTLNRVFLMGNLTRDPEVRYTPSGTAVGELGMAVNESYKNKAGETVESTVFVDVEVWARQAETCAEYLRKGSPVFIEGRLKLDQWENQQGEKRSKLRVRADRVQFLGSPRKSAEMADAPQNMMPPQDGAADDDDIPF from the coding sequence ATGTCGACGCTGAATCGAGTTTTTCTAATGGGCAATCTGACCCGCGATCCCGAGGTGCGTTATACGCCGTCCGGTACTGCCGTCGGCGAGCTCGGCATGGCAGTGAATGAAAGCTATAAAAACAAAGCCGGTGAAACGGTGGAAAGCACTGTGTTTGTAGATGTTGAGGTGTGGGCGCGTCAGGCAGAAACCTGCGCCGAATATCTGCGCAAAGGTTCACCGGTTTTTATTGAGGGCCGTTTAAAACTCGACCAGTGGGAAAATCAGCAGGGCGAAAAACGCAGTAAGTTGAGGGTGCGTGCGGATCGTGTGCAGTTTCTCGGCTCGCCGCGTAAATCCGCCGAGATGGCTGACGCTCCGCAGAATATGATGCCGCCGCAGGATGGCGCGGCAGACGATGATGATATCCCCTTTTAA
- a CDS encoding 50S ribosomal protein L25 has product MSTKIAVKSRDRKGSAASRRLRREGWIPGVIYSKGREVRAVSLPKHEFEQMLHRHASEQVMIPIQIDGQKEESVLLKEIQRNALSGGVKHVDMQEVAMDKKLRVSVLIELVGEAEGAKLGGILEQLLHEIEIECFPADIPEQVKVDVSAIKLEEILTVEDIPKSDKYKILEAGKTAVATVYVPRAEEETVSEDKAADDAAEPEVIREKKDEE; this is encoded by the coding sequence ATGAGCACAAAAATTGCAGTGAAAAGCAGAGACCGGAAAGGTTCCGCCGCTTCCCGCCGCTTGCGCCGTGAAGGCTGGATCCCGGGCGTAATCTACAGCAAAGGTCGTGAAGTCCGCGCCGTTTCTCTGCCCAAGCACGAGTTTGAACAGATGCTTCATCGTCATGCCAGTGAGCAGGTGATGATTCCGATTCAGATCGACGGGCAGAAAGAAGAGTCGGTTTTACTGAAAGAGATTCAGCGTAATGCACTGTCCGGCGGTGTTAAACATGTTGATATGCAGGAAGTAGCAATGGATAAAAAACTGCGCGTCAGCGTATTGATTGAGCTTGTCGGCGAAGCAGAAGGTGCCAAGCTGGGCGGTATTCTCGAACAGCTGCTGCATGAAATTGAGATTGAATGTTTTCCGGCGGATATTCCCGAGCAGGTAAAAGTGGATGTTTCCGCGATTAAGCTGGAGGAAATTCTCACAGTAGAGGATATTCCGAAAAGTGATAAATATAAGATTCTGGAAGCTGGAAAAACGGCAGTTGCAACCGTTTATGTCCCGAGGGCTGAGGAGGAAACCGTCAGTGAAGACAAGGCTGCTGACGACGCTGCTGAGCCGGAAGTGATCCGCGAGAAAAAAGACGAAGAGTAA
- the pth gene encoding aminoacyl-tRNA hydrolase, whose translation MKIIAGLGNPGLGYENTRHNIGFLVLDELAQRMSIRFRRSWRIPALIAKGRIDAAPVRLIKPQTYMNRSGAAVASFLRREKCGTDDLIVVFDDVALGFGQLRIRAQGSAGKHNGVQSVIDALDGNAFNRIRVGIGKKPDNMPLSDYVLGVFSEEEWAGLSETIRRAADAVEMVCCAGIEPAMNYFNRGQE comes from the coding sequence ATGAAGATTATCGCCGGGCTCGGCAATCCGGGGCTGGGCTATGAAAACACCCGCCACAACATTGGATTTCTGGTTCTTGATGAGCTCGCACAGCGCATGAGCATCCGGTTTCGCCGGAGCTGGCGGATACCGGCACTGATTGCCAAAGGCAGAATTGATGCTGCGCCGGTGCGGCTGATAAAACCGCAAACTTATATGAACCGGAGTGGTGCTGCTGTCGCATCATTTCTTCGCCGAGAAAAATGCGGAACAGATGATTTGATTGTAGTTTTTGATGATGTGGCACTCGGCTTCGGCCAGTTGCGTATTCGTGCGCAGGGTTCGGCAGGAAAGCACAACGGGGTGCAGTCAGTAATCGACGCCCTCGATGGCAATGCTTTCAATAGAATTCGGGTTGGCATCGGAAAGAAACCTGATAATATGCCGCTTTCGGATTATGTCCTTGGCGTATTCTCAGAAGAGGAGTGGGCAGGACTGAGTGAAACAATCCGGCGCGCGGCAGATGCTGTTGAAATGGTTTGCTGCGCAGGGATTGAACCGGCGATGAATTATTTTAACAGAGGACAGGAGTAA
- a CDS encoding TonB-dependent receptor, translating to MKTPIVKSRRLFLRILSGVLLTMNFLFAEEEAEEKNELKNKEIPVIRVSANQSRMTDRGDILTVPADIIRISREQIKQSHAASVPELLTTQANIQFRSSTGKANTGELAMRGFGENSGLRVLVLVDGQVMNRADMGTLDWQQLGLYNIESIEVHRGGQSVLYGNHALSGVVDIKTRKGGDPGAQLKATAGSFGFEEYSASGSASIGNVYCGAGVMIQRDDGFRENSESWAKNINGYIGGYLNENQTLTFRASGGESYYKLPNLLIYSEIKNNPTHSYSDGNEDGKTDNGRFSAIWEGKTDWGGFFVNGGFNWRSYDIQMSAMSSESDHRGASLTPRIEFGTESNSIIAGVDLRYDELDHEGATGDTVVRNKFTSHAELYRITAGPYIMAKKTWMDLFTFGAGARYEVAYTKGKNLKHKMPDGDPYIPNPWAHIPGAPPFIPNPNYSPDPELVEGESFDDSVVKHGLAAELSLTWRVTDSFSVWGRYNTVYRYPVLDEMMSFQGYPMMPPFNSDLDPETGNNFELGVKCRKDNWEASATFFYLMMDDEIAYTQTYNADAGRWDFQNANIGETERLGADLMFRYEKENYGVMCMTELVRARFIDGEYNGKEVPRGKKIPLVPEIHGFVSLWAEPHPKVRLSGIYQWFTKQYAGGDFDNENIKSSIWQYDLVGLRADIKVTKNLKLFFKVDNLFDKIYASSAYLGGYYPGTGRAFYGGASLEF from the coding sequence GTGAAGACCCCGATCGTCAAATCGCGCCGGCTGTTTCTCCGTATTTTATCAGGGGTTCTGCTGACGATGAACTTTCTTTTTGCGGAAGAAGAAGCCGAAGAAAAAAATGAGCTGAAAAACAAAGAGATTCCGGTGATCCGCGTGAGTGCCAATCAGTCCAGAATGACGGATCGCGGGGATATATTAACTGTTCCGGCGGATATAATACGAATTTCCCGTGAACAGATTAAACAGTCGCATGCTGCCAGTGTGCCGGAGCTGTTAACCACACAGGCAAACATTCAATTCCGCTCATCCACCGGTAAAGCAAATACCGGTGAACTGGCGATGCGCGGCTTCGGTGAAAACAGCGGCTTGCGCGTGCTGGTGCTGGTTGACGGGCAGGTGATGAATCGCGCGGACATGGGAACGCTGGATTGGCAGCAGCTTGGCCTTTATAATATTGAGTCCATCGAAGTCCACCGCGGCGGACAGAGTGTGTTATACGGTAATCATGCGCTTTCCGGTGTGGTGGATATCAAAACCCGTAAAGGCGGAGATCCCGGTGCACAACTGAAAGCAACTGCCGGCAGTTTCGGCTTTGAGGAATATTCTGCAAGCGGTTCTGCCAGTATCGGGAATGTTTATTGCGGCGCCGGTGTAATGATTCAGCGTGACGACGGGTTCCGTGAAAATTCCGAATCATGGGCAAAAAATATTAACGGATATATTGGTGGATATTTAAATGAAAACCAGACGCTAACATTCCGGGCGTCCGGCGGTGAAAGCTATTATAAACTTCCTAACTTATTAATTTACAGCGAAATCAAAAACAACCCAACTCATTCGTATAGCGATGGTAATGAAGATGGAAAAACTGATAACGGACGTTTTTCTGCGATATGGGAAGGTAAAACGGATTGGGGCGGTTTTTTTGTTAACGGCGGGTTTAACTGGCGCTCCTACGATATCCAGATGAGCGCAATGTCTTCCGAATCGGATCATCGTGGTGCTTCGCTAACGCCAAGAATTGAATTCGGCACCGAAAGCAATTCAATAATTGCCGGTGTTGATTTGCGATATGATGAATTGGATCATGAAGGTGCCACGGGCGACACTGTTGTTCGAAATAAATTTACCAGTCATGCAGAGCTTTATCGTATTACTGCCGGTCCGTACATAATGGCAAAAAAAACATGGATGGATCTGTTCACATTTGGCGCCGGAGCCCGTTATGAAGTGGCGTATACCAAAGGGAAAAACCTGAAGCATAAAATGCCAGACGGCGATCCGTATATTCCGAATCCATGGGCGCATATTCCCGGTGCGCCGCCGTTTATTCCAAATCCTAATTATTCTCCAGATCCGGAACTGGTTGAAGGGGAATCATTTGATGACAGTGTGGTTAAGCACGGTTTGGCGGCAGAACTTTCACTGACCTGGCGCGTAACCGATTCTTTCAGTGTGTGGGGACGTTATAATACTGTTTACCGTTATCCGGTGCTGGATGAGATGATGTCTTTTCAGGGATATCCAATGATGCCGCCGTTTAACAGCGATCTTGATCCTGAAACCGGTAATAATTTCGAGCTGGGTGTTAAATGTCGTAAAGATAACTGGGAAGCATCTGCAACGTTCTTTTATCTGATGATGGATGACGAAATCGCTTATACGCAAACCTACAATGCCGATGCAGGAAGATGGGACTTTCAGAATGCGAATATCGGTGAAACGGAGCGGCTGGGCGCGGATTTAATGTTCCGTTACGAAAAAGAGAATTATGGCGTAATGTGCATGACAGAACTGGTTCGGGCGCGGTTTATCGATGGAGAGTATAACGGAAAGGAGGTTCCACGCGGCAAAAAAATCCCATTAGTGCCGGAAATTCACGGTTTTGTATCGTTGTGGGCTGAACCGCATCCGAAGGTACGCCTCAGCGGAATATATCAGTGGTTCACAAAGCAGTATGCCGGCGGCGATTTTGATAATGAGAATATAAAATCATCCATTTGGCAGTATGATCTGGTTGGACTTCGTGCCGACATTAAGGTGACAAAAAATCTCAAGCTGTTTTTTAAAGTGGATAACCTGTTTGATAAAATTTATGCATCATCGGCATATCTCGGCGGTTATTATCCCGGAACAGGCAGAGCGTTTTATGGTGGAGCAAGTTTGGAGTTCTGA
- the rpsR gene encoding 30S ribosomal protein S18, whose amino-acid sequence MAYEKDDKKPLEGVTEIDYKDAEMLRKFMTDRGKILPRRYNGISSRQQRQIKRAIRQARVMGFLR is encoded by the coding sequence ATGGCATACGAAAAAGATGATAAAAAGCCTCTCGAAGGCGTTACTGAAATCGACTACAAAGACGCAGAGATGCTGCGTAAGTTTATGACTGATCGCGGCAAAATTCTGCCGCGGCGTTACAACGGTATCAGTTCCAGGCAGCAGCGTCAGATTAAACGGGCGATCCGTCAGGCACGCGTGATGGGTTTTTTACGCTAA
- the rpsF gene encoding 30S ribosomal protein S6, with protein MTLYEGLFIFPETLEEEQLDQSIDLVKVELEKLGGTLGSTTRLGKRSFARPMHKTKAGIYVVIMFRLDGEQISAFKYRLKLVSDVFRAQFMKKDEAVAQEA; from the coding sequence ATGACACTGTATGAGGGACTTTTTATTTTCCCGGAAACATTGGAAGAAGAGCAGCTTGACCAGTCGATCGACCTCGTAAAGGTTGAGCTTGAAAAGCTTGGCGGTACGCTGGGAAGCACAACCCGTTTAGGTAAACGTTCGTTTGCGCGCCCGATGCATAAAACGAAAGCCGGTATCTATGTGGTGATCATGTTTCGTCTAGACGGCGAACAGATCAGTGCATTTAAATACCGCTTGAAACTGGTCAGCGATGTGTTCCGTGCGCAATTTATGAAAAAGGATGAAGCCGTCGCGCAGGAGGCGTAA